Proteins co-encoded in one Bacillus infantis NRRL B-14911 genomic window:
- a CDS encoding ATP-grasp domain-containing protein: MKIWFNRWFTTVSHYITMIKNNPDNRSFTVYGTHPDKDALYLQVCDFKGTEPDISGEEYILFCLDFCARNEIDIFIPRKENVLISRNLPRFEAIGVKVLVCPDPMLMSFMDNKAAIYRSIEEKNSAGKQLVSIPDYEVVNTAAGFKEAYHKLRAAGHKVCFKPVIGEGAYGFRVVKDREDSIAELFGQGVGHRISFANACGILSQQESFPDLMVLEYLDGPEYSIDCLADGGKLYTSIPRKKGHGRVRELEENLLLSGIAENLHREYPVPYVFNVQVKYGQGVPKLLEINPRMSGGLHISCLSGINFPYLAIKLLLNEKIDPAPPNFGIRASYLEKEVILS; this comes from the coding sequence ATGAAAATCTGGTTTAACCGCTGGTTCACGACGGTGAGCCATTATATCACAATGATTAAGAACAATCCTGACAATAGAAGCTTTACCGTATATGGGACCCATCCGGATAAGGATGCACTCTATTTGCAGGTATGCGATTTCAAAGGGACTGAGCCTGATATATCCGGTGAGGAATATATTTTGTTCTGCCTGGATTTCTGTGCCCGGAACGAGATTGATATTTTTATTCCCCGCAAGGAAAATGTCCTGATTTCACGGAATCTTCCCCGTTTTGAAGCAATAGGCGTCAAGGTGCTTGTCTGCCCGGACCCAATGCTTATGTCCTTCATGGACAATAAGGCGGCCATCTACCGGTCAATTGAGGAAAAGAATTCAGCCGGCAAGCAGCTGGTAAGCATCCCTGACTACGAAGTCGTCAATACAGCGGCAGGCTTCAAGGAAGCCTATCATAAGCTTAGGGCAGCGGGCCATAAAGTCTGCTTCAAGCCTGTTATTGGAGAAGGGGCATATGGTTTCAGAGTGGTAAAGGATCGTGAAGATTCAATAGCGGAGCTGTTCGGGCAAGGGGTTGGACACCGGATTTCCTTTGCGAATGCCTGCGGGATTTTATCGCAGCAGGAAAGTTTTCCAGACCTGATGGTGCTCGAATATCTGGATGGCCCTGAGTACAGTATCGACTGCCTGGCCGACGGCGGCAAGCTGTACACCAGCATTCCAAGGAAAAAAGGGCATGGCAGGGTGAGGGAGCTGGAGGAAAACCTGCTGCTCAGCGGGATAGCCGAAAACCTTCATCGGGAATACCCGGTTCCTTATGTATTCAATGTCCAGGTCAAATATGGACAAGGTGTACCGAAGCTGCTGGAAATCAACCCGAGAATGAGCGGTGGGCTTCATATCAGCTGCCTGTCCGGCATTAACTTCCCTTATCTTGCCATTAAACTCCTCTTAAATGAAAAGATTGATCCTGCTCCCCCGAATTTCGGGATAAGGGCAAGCTATCTTGAAAAAGAGGTTATCCTAAGCTGA
- a CDS encoding PTS transporter subunit EIIC produces MAGENTILAEKILDKLGGASNIGSYTHCMTRLRVTPLDESLVDKAGLKKIDGVLGLVEEETLQIILGPGKVNKVTEEFGKLLEASGELNLNDRAASKKSEINKKNATPFKLFLRKIASIFIPLIPALVASGLITGISKAVIQAGWLDGESQLAMILTVIGGGLFAYLGILVGINAAKEFGGSPALGGLAGILIINPSVAGITLFGEALVPGRGGLIGVLLAAIFIALVEQRVRKFVPQSLDIIITPTVSLLITGIVTYVVFMPVGGFISEGITKGLLSVLDIGGVVAGFVLGATFLPLVVTGLHQGLTPVHLELINSIGDDPLLPILAMGGAGQVGAAFAIYFKTKKKRLKRAIGGALPSGMLGIGEPLIFGVTLPLGRPFITACLGAGVGGAFQAHFDIATVAIGVSGLPLAFIVNAGEILLYLVGLVIAYAAGFAFTYLFGFKDEMAGEFD; encoded by the coding sequence ATGGCTGGCGAAAATACAATTCTTGCAGAGAAAATACTCGATAAGCTGGGCGGGGCTTCCAATATCGGATCCTATACGCATTGCATGACCCGTCTTAGAGTAACGCCGCTTGATGAGTCATTGGTAGACAAAGCAGGACTGAAAAAAATAGATGGCGTCCTGGGACTTGTAGAAGAAGAAACACTGCAGATTATTCTGGGGCCAGGCAAGGTCAATAAGGTTACAGAAGAGTTTGGCAAACTGCTTGAAGCATCGGGCGAACTTAATCTTAATGATCGGGCAGCAAGCAAAAAGTCAGAAATCAATAAGAAAAACGCAACTCCTTTCAAACTGTTCCTTCGCAAGATAGCGAGCATCTTTATTCCGCTCATTCCGGCACTTGTTGCTTCCGGTCTGATCACTGGTATTTCGAAAGCTGTCATTCAGGCAGGCTGGCTTGACGGGGAATCACAGCTTGCCATGATCCTGACTGTAATTGGCGGGGGGCTTTTCGCATATCTCGGCATCCTGGTCGGTATTAATGCTGCAAAAGAATTTGGGGGATCACCTGCACTGGGCGGACTTGCAGGGATATTGATTATCAATCCTTCAGTCGCCGGCATTACGCTTTTTGGTGAAGCACTCGTTCCTGGCCGCGGCGGCTTGATAGGAGTACTCCTTGCTGCCATCTTTATTGCGCTGGTTGAGCAGCGGGTCAGAAAATTTGTACCGCAGTCACTGGATATTATCATTACGCCAACGGTTTCGCTGCTGATTACAGGGATCGTCACTTATGTAGTATTCATGCCTGTTGGCGGCTTTATCTCCGAAGGAATCACAAAAGGTTTGCTTTCTGTTCTTGATATTGGCGGCGTGGTTGCCGGATTCGTCCTGGGCGCTACCTTCCTGCCGCTTGTAGTAACCGGGCTTCACCAGGGTCTGACGCCTGTCCACCTGGAACTGATTAATTCAATCGGCGATGATCCATTATTGCCAATCCTTGCGATGGGCGGCGCCGGCCAGGTTGGTGCAGCATTTGCCATCTATTTCAAAACCAAGAAGAAGCGCCTCAAAAGGGCAATTGGCGGTGCTCTGCCTTCCGGTATGCTTGGTATCGGCGAACCGCTGATCTTTGGTGTAACGCTTCCTCTTGGAAGGCCATTCATTACGGCCTGCCTTGGCGCAGGTGTTGGGGGCGCATTCCAGGCGCATTTCGATATTGCCACTGTTGCAATCGGAGTATCCGGCCTGCCGCTTGCCTTCATTGTTAACGCAGGCGAAATCCTTCTGTACCTTGTAGGACTTGTAATTGCTTATGCAGCAGGATTTGCCTTCACGTATCTGTTCGGCTTTAAAGATGAAATGGCTGGTGAGTTTGATTGA
- the murQ gene encoding N-acetylmuramic acid 6-phosphate etherase: MKENLTSLTTETRNERTMKIDTASPLEIITMMNEEDKKVALAVEQVLPDVEVAVGFVFESLKKGGRLIYIGAGTSGRLGVLDAVECPPTFSTDPETVQGIMAGGKDAFVKAVEGAEDKPEWGERDLKEIGLTQDDTVIGIAASGRTPYVAGALKYARSIGARTVALSCNTGAVISKEADHSIEVIVGPEALTGSTRLKAATAHKMILNMISTASMILFGKVYENLMVDVHVSNHKLKERAIGIISKITGADYNISRKALEDSGLQAKSAIVMIKTGKSKDEAEKLLDQAGGYVRMAVEKAGN, encoded by the coding sequence ATGAAAGAGAACTTAACCTCGTTAACAACAGAAACCCGGAATGAGCGGACGATGAAGATTGATACAGCTTCGCCTTTGGAGATCATCACGATGATGAATGAGGAAGACAAGAAGGTGGCATTAGCGGTTGAGCAGGTTCTCCCGGATGTCGAGGTAGCAGTCGGGTTTGTATTCGAATCCCTGAAAAAGGGAGGCAGGCTCATCTATATCGGGGCTGGTACAAGCGGAAGGCTCGGTGTTTTGGATGCAGTCGAATGCCCGCCTACTTTCAGTACGGATCCTGAAACTGTCCAGGGAATCATGGCCGGGGGCAAGGATGCTTTTGTCAAGGCTGTTGAGGGGGCAGAGGATAAGCCGGAATGGGGCGAACGCGATTTAAAGGAGATTGGCCTGACACAAGATGATACTGTGATCGGGATTGCAGCGAGCGGGCGCACCCCTTATGTGGCAGGAGCGCTTAAGTATGCGAGGAGCATCGGAGCCAGGACGGTAGCACTTTCCTGCAACACCGGCGCCGTCATCAGCAAAGAAGCTGACCACAGCATCGAAGTGATTGTCGGCCCTGAGGCGCTGACAGGCTCTACAAGGCTGAAGGCGGCAACTGCCCATAAAATGATTTTGAACATGATTTCAACTGCCAGCATGATCCTGTTCGGCAAGGTTTATGAAAACCTCATGGTGGATGTTCATGTCAGCAATCATAAGCTCAAGGAGCGTGCGATCGGGATCATCAGCAAAATAACCGGCGCTGATTATAACATTTCCAGAAAAGCTCTTGAAGACAGCGGGCTTCAGGCTAAATCTGCGATCGTCATGATCAAAACAGGTAAAAGCAAAGATGAAGCTGAGAAGCTGCTCGATCAAGCCGGTGGATATGTGCGTATGGCAGTGGAGAAAGCAGGCAACTAA
- the copZ gene encoding copper chaperone CopZ, with product METITLEVKGMSCGHCVKAVEGSVGKLEGVSAVKVDLENGKVNVEYDSSKVNLGEIKETIDDQGYDVV from the coding sequence ATGGAAACAATCACATTAGAAGTAAAAGGCATGAGCTGCGGCCATTGCGTAAAAGCTGTAGAAGGAAGCGTAGGGAAGCTTGAAGGCGTATCTGCTGTAAAGGTTGATCTAGAGAATGGCAAAGTCAATGTCGAATATGATTCATCCAAAGTAAATCTAGGCGAAATTAAAGAAACAATCGATGATCAGGGCTATGATGTTGTCTAA
- a CDS encoding sulfite exporter TauE/SafE family protein — MAITLTMLLMGMLLGFIGAGGAGFIIAILTLVFDVPIHIALGTSLTAMIFTSLSGAYSHYREGNMAVKAGLVTGIAGAFGAYGGSQLAAGIPVESLHWLTAGMLFLSSILLMVRLYITKNLTDHEAGRDKLSVQLAVKAVILGLITGVLSGTFGIGSTPFIQLGLLIMLGLTIRQSIGTTMLVILPIAAGGGLGYQSEGYLDYLLLLQVLLGTMTGAYIGAKFTGYAPKNVLKASMILTPAAAGLLLLFPQ; from the coding sequence ATGGCCATAACTTTAACGATGCTGCTGATGGGCATGCTGCTGGGATTTATCGGGGCCGGCGGGGCCGGCTTTATCATCGCTATCCTGACGCTGGTGTTTGATGTGCCGATCCATATAGCTTTAGGAACATCACTAACGGCAATGATTTTCACAAGTTTGTCAGGAGCCTACAGCCATTACAGAGAAGGGAATATGGCGGTCAAAGCAGGGCTTGTGACAGGGATCGCCGGTGCTTTTGGTGCATACGGGGGCTCACAGCTCGCTGCAGGAATACCTGTGGAATCACTCCATTGGCTGACGGCAGGCATGCTGTTCCTGTCCTCCATATTGCTCATGGTCAGATTGTACATAACCAAGAATCTCACTGACCACGAAGCAGGAAGGGACAAGCTGTCTGTTCAGCTGGCTGTAAAAGCGGTCATCCTGGGGCTTATAACCGGCGTATTATCGGGGACCTTCGGGATCGGTTCAACACCCTTCATCCAGCTTGGCCTGCTGATCATGCTCGGCCTTACAATCAGGCAGTCGATAGGTACAACGATGCTTGTTATACTGCCTATTGCGGCAGGAGGAGGACTCGGGTATCAGTCTGAAGGCTATCTCGACTACCTGTTGCTTCTGCAAGTGCTTCTCGGCACCATGACAGGCGCTTATATCGGTGCAAAATTCACAGGCTATGCCCCAAAAAACGTACTGAAGGCATCAATGATATTGACGCCAGCTGCTGCCGGGCTGCTGCTGCTCTTTCCGCAGTAG
- a CDS encoding NADH-dependent flavin oxidoreductase yields MKEQYKQFFESFTFKSGIEVKNRLVMAPMTNFSSNEDDTVSDAEAAYYARRSKGPGMVITACTYVTENGKGFPGEFAGHKDEYVPSLKRLAEDIQAGGAKAILQIFHGGRECPPELVPNGDIVSASAVAGSGEGKKEPRALSGEEVESIIKDFGEAARRAIEAGYDGVEIHGANGYLLQQFFSPHSNRRDDQWGGSLEKRLTFPLAVVDEVKKTVAAHAKKPFAVGYRFSPEEPETPGITMADTLVLIDELAKKDLDYLHVSLQDFWSAPRRGVEDTRSRIEIIQERVGSLVPVIGVGSLYTPEEVEKAFGTGVPLIALGRELIIDPEWVQKVEEGREDEIKTKIDKDAQQELTVPDPLWQAIINTPGWFPGV; encoded by the coding sequence ATGAAAGAACAATACAAGCAATTTTTTGAGTCATTTACTTTTAAAAGTGGGATTGAAGTTAAAAACAGACTGGTCATGGCACCAATGACAAATTTCTCTTCCAATGAAGATGATACTGTTTCTGATGCTGAGGCTGCATATTATGCCCGCCGGTCAAAGGGGCCTGGCATGGTGATTACGGCTTGTACATATGTGACCGAGAATGGAAAAGGCTTCCCTGGGGAGTTTGCCGGCCATAAAGATGAATATGTCCCAAGCTTGAAGCGCCTAGCGGAAGACATCCAGGCAGGCGGCGCAAAAGCGATCCTGCAGATTTTCCACGGAGGAAGGGAATGCCCTCCTGAGCTCGTCCCGAATGGAGATATTGTAAGCGCCAGTGCAGTTGCAGGCTCAGGTGAAGGAAAAAAGGAACCGCGCGCGCTCAGCGGCGAGGAAGTTGAGAGCATTATTAAAGATTTCGGCGAAGCCGCAAGACGTGCAATTGAAGCAGGGTATGACGGGGTGGAAATCCATGGAGCCAACGGCTATCTGCTGCAGCAATTCTTCTCCCCTCATTCAAACCGCAGGGATGATCAATGGGGAGGCAGCCTGGAAAAGAGGCTTACTTTCCCGCTCGCTGTTGTTGATGAAGTCAAGAAGACTGTTGCGGCACACGCTAAAAAGCCGTTTGCTGTAGGCTACAGATTTTCTCCTGAAGAACCGGAAACACCGGGTATCACGATGGCGGATACGCTGGTCCTGATCGATGAGCTGGCAAAAAAAGATCTCGACTATCTCCACGTTTCACTCCAGGACTTCTGGTCAGCGCCGCGCCGCGGAGTCGAGGACACTAGGTCAAGAATCGAGATCATCCAGGAAAGAGTCGGCAGCCTTGTCCCTGTTATCGGCGTTGGTTCTCTTTATACGCCGGAAGAAGTAGAAAAAGCGTTTGGAACAGGCGTCCCTCTTATCGCGCTGGGCCGTGAGCTGATCATTGATCCTGAGTGGGTGCAAAAAGTCGAAGAGGGCAGGGAAGACGAAATCAAAACCAAAATCGATAAGGATGCCCAGCAGGAACTGACTGTTCCAGATCCGCTCTGGCAGGCCATCATTAATACCCCTGGCTGGTTCCCTGGCGTATAA
- a CDS encoding nuclease-related domain-containing protein, with protein sequence MRKERVESTKLKILKSLGARVQLDVPDAKQLDILLKGWKGEEEFDRWVNTIDEEWHILNDLLLNHQGTIFQVDSLIFSGTTLYLFEIKNYQGDYYIQGDAWYTFSGNEIKNPILQLKRTENLMRQLLKEHAFDIRIEANLIFVNPEFCLFQAPRNLPIILPGQMPRFREKMLNQTSPIKHSHSNLAKKLVSLHMKEDPFPRNYYYPYEQLEKGLVCPQCKEFYHTVKHSLVVCELCGGRETLEDAVVGAVEEITMLFPRRTITTPLLIDWCRIIKDKRTIQRVLKKHYDFKGRGKYARYTNRGNTQSPGGQPTPLKV encoded by the coding sequence TTGAGAAAAGAGCGTGTGGAGTCAACTAAATTGAAGATTTTGAAGTCCCTTGGTGCCCGGGTTCAACTTGATGTCCCGGACGCAAAGCAGCTCGATATACTGCTGAAGGGCTGGAAGGGGGAAGAGGAGTTTGACCGGTGGGTTAATACCATTGATGAGGAGTGGCATATTTTAAATGATCTCTTGCTGAACCATCAAGGAACAATTTTTCAAGTCGACTCTTTAATTTTCTCCGGAACAACGCTTTACCTGTTTGAAATTAAAAACTACCAGGGTGACTACTATATTCAAGGCGATGCCTGGTACACTTTTTCCGGCAATGAAATCAAGAATCCGATTCTTCAGCTGAAGCGCACAGAAAATCTTATGAGGCAGCTTTTGAAGGAACATGCTTTTGACATAAGAATTGAAGCAAATTTAATTTTTGTTAATCCGGAATTCTGCCTCTTTCAAGCCCCCAGAAATCTCCCCATCATCCTGCCCGGCCAAATGCCGCGTTTTCGGGAAAAAATGCTGAATCAAACCTCCCCTATAAAACATTCACACTCTAATTTAGCCAAGAAGCTTGTATCCCTTCATATGAAGGAAGACCCTTTTCCGAGAAACTATTATTACCCCTATGAACAATTAGAAAAAGGTTTGGTTTGCCCGCAATGCAAGGAGTTTTATCATACTGTTAAACATTCCTTAGTGGTCTGTGAACTTTGCGGGGGAAGGGAAACTCTTGAAGATGCAGTGGTAGGGGCTGTGGAGGAAATTACGATGCTTTTTCCTCGGAGGACGATCACCACTCCTTTGCTTATTGATTGGTGCAGGATTATTAAGGATAAAAGAACGATTCAGCGGGTGCTCAAGAAACATTATGATTTCAAAGGGAGAGGGAAGTATGCGAGATATACGAATCGCGGCAATACTCAGAGTCCCGGCGGGCAGCCAACCCCTTTGAAAGTCTAG
- a CDS encoding DUF3899 domain-containing protein: MKWKITGFLLIACIWISIRVTGILPLLDWINLSFIAGIAGLSAAVIIIIFKTGFLSLFFSGFRAIGTSLFPRSNAMERTDSMVSSDYKWQEFKAGASTVLLYAFLVAGLSSMAVSLVGLFFY, encoded by the coding sequence ATGAAATGGAAGATAACAGGTTTTCTGCTGATAGCCTGCATTTGGATCAGTATTCGGGTGACGGGAATCCTGCCCCTGCTTGACTGGATCAATCTATCATTCATCGCAGGTATAGCGGGGCTTTCTGCAGCCGTCATCATCATCATCTTTAAAACTGGATTTCTATCACTGTTCTTCAGCGGATTCCGCGCAATCGGGACAAGCCTATTTCCCCGTTCCAACGCCATGGAACGAACTGACAGCATGGTAAGCAGTGACTATAAATGGCAGGAATTTAAGGCTGGCGCTTCAACAGTACTGCTTTATGCCTTTTTGGTTGCTGGATTGAGTTCGATGGCCGTATCGCTTGTGGGATTGTTCTTTTATTAG
- a CDS encoding AEC family transporter — translation MSFIAILIPIFLIFGLGYAGQKIFRLETKSLSIVAIYLMTPFLAFRTFYETEFNLDYAVMAIYTIGLALAIIAIVYAAAYFAGYSRKRTCAIILSSAFMNNGNYGTPLVLFAFGQEGIKYAIVLMVIQQLLMCTLGVYYAAKGSIENASFKTALKEVVRVPIVYGALLGAALQFMNIPVSGTLMEAVRMVGDAAIPTVMIILGITLANISVKNLEIGPLSVSLTLRMVVSPLIALAFTFFLPADTLLKQIMIVMAAMPSAANTTMYAVQYGTDPELVSSVTLASTCLSLITLPIILYSVTFMQ, via the coding sequence ATGTCCTTTATAGCAATCTTAATTCCGATTTTTCTTATCTTTGGCCTTGGCTATGCCGGCCAGAAAATCTTCAGGCTGGAAACGAAATCACTGTCCATCGTGGCTATTTACTTAATGACTCCCTTTCTTGCCTTCAGGACTTTCTACGAAACGGAGTTTAATCTTGATTATGCAGTCATGGCTATTTACACTATAGGGCTGGCCCTGGCAATTATTGCGATCGTGTATGCTGCGGCTTATTTTGCAGGATACAGCAGAAAGCGCACTTGCGCTATCATTTTATCCTCTGCATTCATGAATAACGGCAATTATGGAACTCCGCTAGTTCTTTTTGCATTTGGCCAGGAAGGAATAAAATACGCGATTGTGCTGATGGTCATCCAGCAGCTGCTGATGTGCACCCTTGGGGTATACTATGCAGCTAAAGGGTCTATCGAAAATGCCAGTTTCAAAACAGCCCTGAAAGAGGTTGTGAGGGTGCCGATTGTTTACGGCGCCTTGCTGGGAGCGGCATTGCAGTTTATGAACATACCTGTCAGCGGGACGCTGATGGAAGCAGTCCGGATGGTAGGAGATGCAGCCATACCAACGGTCATGATCATCCTTGGCATCACGCTCGCCAATATATCAGTAAAAAACCTGGAAATAGGCCCGCTCTCTGTCTCCCTTACCTTGAGAATGGTTGTATCTCCTTTGATCGCGCTGGCTTTTACATTTTTCCTGCCTGCGGATACTCTTCTGAAGCAGATTATGATTGTCATGGCGGCCATGCCTTCTGCTGCTAATACGACCATGTATGCCGTTCAATATGGTACAGATCCGGAGCTTGTTTCAAGCGTGACGCTTGCCAGCACTTGCCTGAGCCTCATCACCCTGCCGATCATCCTGTACAGTGTGACTTTTATGCAGTAG
- a CDS encoding MupG family TIM beta-alpha barrel fold protein, translating to MIGISFYLNDPSAEERIRDAGSKGVKRGFTSLHIPEEKGELAAAAKRLLSAAKESGIDVYADVSMKTPAHLGVSDLFALKDLGVAGLRLDDFFDHHLIVSLAKEFKIAVNSSILFEEDLKNLLSCGLKPDRLIGWHNFYPRRETGLGESFFHDQNKLFKSLGIPLAAYIPSRGEKRGPFYEGLPTLEKHRHAEPFAAYAELKAAGIDDIYIGDPDIGAGLLEDLLAYEEDSVMPLRAENCTLPEGIYATRPDQARDAVRFMNTRTTDPVPPLNCGKRDAGTITVDNEHYGRYKGEVQITLSDLPADERVNIAGRIIEEDRPLLSFIKPGQKIRIIHI from the coding sequence TTGATCGGCATTTCCTTCTATCTGAACGATCCTTCTGCTGAAGAGCGGATCAGGGATGCAGGAAGCAAGGGGGTGAAGCGGGGCTTCACCTCGCTTCATATCCCTGAAGAAAAAGGTGAGCTGGCCGCAGCGGCCAAGAGGCTGCTTTCTGCTGCAAAGGAAAGCGGCATTGATGTCTATGCGGATGTTTCCATGAAAACACCAGCCCATTTGGGAGTGTCAGACCTTTTTGCATTAAAAGATCTTGGGGTAGCCGGCCTTAGGCTGGATGACTTTTTCGATCATCATCTGATAGTCTCCCTTGCAAAGGAATTCAAAATAGCTGTCAACTCCAGCATTCTTTTTGAAGAAGATCTTAAAAACCTTCTCAGTTGTGGGCTTAAACCTGATAGGCTGATCGGATGGCATAATTTTTACCCGAGACGGGAAACCGGGCTGGGTGAATCTTTTTTTCATGATCAGAACAAGCTGTTTAAAAGCCTGGGTATTCCTCTTGCTGCGTATATTCCATCCCGGGGAGAAAAACGGGGACCGTTTTATGAAGGCCTGCCGACGCTTGAAAAGCACCGTCATGCTGAACCCTTTGCTGCTTATGCGGAGTTGAAGGCTGCGGGAATTGATGATATTTATATCGGCGATCCGGATATTGGGGCAGGGCTGCTGGAGGATCTCCTGGCTTACGAAGAGGACTCAGTTATGCCGCTGAGGGCTGAGAATTGTACACTGCCTGAGGGAATATATGCAACACGTCCTGATCAGGCGAGGGATGCTGTCAGGTTCATGAATACCCGGACAACAGACCCTGTGCCCCCATTAAATTGCGGGAAGCGTGATGCAGGAACGATTACTGTTGATAATGAGCATTACGGCCGTTACAAAGGTGAAGTGCAAATAACACTGTCCGACCTTCCGGCAGATGAAAGAGTCAATATAGCAGGCAGAATAATAGAAGAAGACAGGCCGCTTCTTTCATTTATAAAGCCCGGACAAAAAATCCGCATTATCCATATTTAA
- a CDS encoding metal-sensitive transcriptional regulator: protein MEKELNELPLVPEGESCDHVSGRKSHHSEVTKKNLVTRLNRIEGQIRGIKGLIEKDTYCDDVITQISATQSALNSVAKILLEGHLKSCVVERIQENDLEVVDELLVTVQRLMKK, encoded by the coding sequence ATGGAAAAGGAATTAAATGAATTGCCGTTAGTCCCTGAGGGTGAAAGCTGCGATCATGTGAGCGGGCGGAAGAGCCATCACTCAGAAGTGACAAAGAAAAACCTTGTCACCAGGCTCAACCGGATTGAAGGCCAGATCCGGGGAATCAAAGGCCTGATTGAAAAGGATACGTATTGTGATGATGTTATTACCCAGATTTCAGCCACTCAGTCTGCTTTGAACAGCGTTGCCAAAATTCTGCTCGAAGGACACCTGAAGAGCTGTGTTGTCGAGAGGATCCAGGAGAACGATCTTGAGGTGGTTGATGAGCTGCTGGTAACTGTACAAAGACTAATGAAGAAATAA
- a CDS encoding putative quinol monooxygenase — translation MIIIHAHITVDPAKRDVFLEKTKEVVKGSQAEEGNISYDLFESAGNENSFVMLEKWKDKEAVRLHGETAHFQNYMQEMKEVLAAPLKAERFEAEEL, via the coding sequence ATGATTATTATCCATGCCCATATTACGGTGGATCCGGCAAAGCGTGATGTTTTCCTTGAGAAAACGAAAGAGGTAGTCAAAGGGTCACAGGCTGAGGAAGGAAATATCAGCTATGATTTATTTGAGAGTGCCGGGAATGAAAATTCATTTGTGATGCTTGAGAAATGGAAGGACAAGGAAGCGGTAAGACTGCACGGGGAAACTGCCCACTTCCAGAACTATATGCAGGAAATGAAAGAAGTATTGGCAGCACCGCTGAAGGCAGAACGCTTTGAAGCGGAAGAACTTTAA